The following is a genomic window from Nitrospira sp..
AGTTCATCGAGCCGCGTCGCGAGATCCGGCTCAACCGGCAAAACCCCATGAGAGGCGGTACGCGCGGGCACGATCAAGAGAGAGATAATCAACAGTGCGAGCATCCAGGTCGCGCGTATGGCCATCTCGATACCTCCCGGCAAGTCCTCACACTCTATCGAGCCACAAAATCGCTGTCAATTCGCCTCGAATCGCACCTTCACCGCATGCAACTGCGCCATCCCCACCTTGCCCCTCTCGTAAATCCTCCCCTA
Proteins encoded in this region:
- a CDS encoding hypothetical protein (Evidence 5 : Unknown function; MaGe:77308484), translating into MVVEFIEPRREIRLNRQNPMRGGTRGHDQERDNQQCEHPGRAYGHLDTSRQVLTLYRATKSLSIRLESHLHRMQLRHPHLAPLVNPPL